Proteins from a genomic interval of Scomber japonicus isolate fScoJap1 chromosome 10, fScoJap1.pri, whole genome shotgun sequence:
- the LOC128366213 gene encoding free fatty acid receptor 2-like, giving the protein MEPVVRSDVILSVYIITFLIGLPANLLALYAFSVKIRSKPLPTDILLLNLVISDLLFLAVLPLKMHEAASDWIWNLPKFLCSITSFIYFSAIYTSSLLLMAVSVFRYIGIAFPISYRQLKRPSYAILTCAIIWFISTAHCSFTFVIQHHPSLSNNNTTACYESFTEKQLEFLLPVRFEIFIVLCLIPLLICIYCYLQCILILYSRPRISQVKKQKAIGMALGTLVVFLICVLPFNLSHVLGFFQGSSPQWRYYTLLLSTLNTCIDPIIFYFSSSAFHCTGEKSIFRNCRLPASQLHNQATGSSQ; this is encoded by the coding sequence ATGGAGCCAGTGGTGAGGAGTGACGTCATTCTCTCAGTTTACATTATTACCTTCCTGATCGGCCTACCAGCCAACCTCCTGGCTCTCTATGCCTTCAGTGTCAAGATTCGCTCCAAGCCGCTTCCAACAGACATCCTGCTACTCAATCTGGTTATCTCTGATCTGCTCTTCTTGGCCGTCCTTCCTCTCAAGATGCACGAGGCAGCATCAGACTGGATATGGAATCTGCCCAAATTCCTGTGCTCCATCACATCCTTCATCTACTTTTCTGCAATCTACACCAGCTCCTTGCTGCTGATGGCAGTGAGCGTGTTTCGCTACATAGGGATAGCTTTTCCCATCTCCTATCGTCAGCTAAAAAGACCTTCGTATGCCATTCTGACCTGCGCTATTATTTGGTTCATCTCAACAGCACACTGCAGCTTCACTTTCGTCATTCAGCACCACCCTTCCCTGtccaacaacaacaccacagCATGTTATGAGAGCTTTACTGAGAAGCAGTTGGAGTTCCTCCTCCCAGTACGTTTCGAGATTTTTATTGTGCTCTGCCTTATACCTCTTCTGATCTGTATTTACTGCTATTTGCAGTGCATCTTGATCCTGTACAGTCGTCCCAGGATATCCCAGGTGAAGAAGCAGAAGGCCATTGGCATGGCTTTGGGGACTCTAGTTGTGTTTCTCATTTGTGTGTTGCCATTTAACCTCTCTCATGTACTGGGCTTCTTTCAGGGTAGCAGCCCACAATGGAGGTACTACACCCTGCTGCTTAGCACCCTCAACACTTGTATTGATCCCATAATCTTCtacttttcctcctctgccttcCACTGCACTGGTGAAAAGTCCATTTTCAGGAACTGTAGATTACCTGCATCACAATTACATAACCAGGCCACAGGCTCTAGCcaatga
- the LOC128366214 gene encoding free fatty acid receptor 2-like: MEPVVRSEVILSVYIITFLIGLPANLLALYAFSVKIRSKPLPTDILLLNLVISDLLFLAVLPLKMHEAASGLIWNLPDFLCSITSFTFFSAIYTSSLLLMAVSVFRYIGIAFPITYRQLQKPSYAILICAIIWFMSTAHCSITFFIQHHPSLSNKNTTACYENFTKKQLDILLPVRLEFFIMLCLIPLLICIYCYLQCILILYSRPRISPMKKQKAIGMALGTLAVFLICVLPYNLSHVLGFFQGSSPQWRYYTLLLSTFNTCIDPIIFYFSSSAFHCTGEKSIFRNCRLPASGLHNQATGSNQ, from the coding sequence ATGGAGCCAGTGGTGAGGAGTGAGGTCATTCTCTCAGTTTACATTATTACCTTCCTGATCGGCCTGCCAGCCAACCTCCTGGCTCTCTATGCCTTCAGTGTCAAGATTCGCTCCAAGCCGCTTCCAACAGACATCCTGCTACTCAATCTGGTTATCTCTGATCTGCTCTTCTTGGCCGTCCTTCCTCTCAAGATGCACGAGGCAGCATCAGGCTTGATATGGAATCTGCCCGACTTTCTGTGCTCCATCACATCCTTCACCTTCTTTTCCGCAATCTACACCAGCTCCTTGCTGCTGATGGCAGTGAGCGTGTTTCGCTACATAGGGATAGCTTTTCCCATCACCTATCGTCAGCTACAAAAACCTTCGTATGCCATTCTGATCTGTGCTATTATTTGGTTCATGTCAACAGCACACTGCAGCATCACTTTCTTCATTCAGCACCACCCTTCCCTGTCCAACAAGAACACCACAGCATGTTATGAGAACTTTACTAAGAAGCAGTTGGATATCCTCCTCCCAGTACGTTTGGAGTTTTTTATTATGCTCTGCCTTATACCTCTTCTGATCTGTATTTACTGCTATTTGCAGTGCATCTTGATCCTGTACAGTCGTCCCAGGATATCCCCGATGAAGAAGCAGAAGGCCATTGGCATGGCTTTGGGGACTCTAGCTGTGTTTCTCATTTGTGTGTTGCCATATAACCTCTCTCATGTACTGGGCTTCTTTCAGGGTAGCAGCCCACAATGGAGGTACTACACCCTGCTGCTTAGCACCTTCAACACCTGTATTGATCCCATAATCTTCtacttttcctcctctgccttcCACTGCACTGGTGAAAAGTCCATTTTCAGGAACTGTAGATTACCTGCATCAGGATTACATAACCAGGCTACAGGCTCTAACCaatga
- the lim2.5 gene encoding lens intrinsic membrane protein 2.5: MMYSFMGGGLFCAIVGNILLVVSTATDYWMQYRLSGSFAHQGLWRYCMSGKCYMQTDSIAYWNATRAFMILSAMSCFAGIIAGILSFAHFSAFERFNRSFAAGIMFFVSTLFVLLAMAIYTGVTVNFLGKRFGDWRFSWSYILGWVALLMTFFAGIFYMCAYRMHECRRVAGPR; the protein is encoded by the exons ATGATGTACAGCTTCATGGGAGGGGGCCTATTTTGTGCCATTGTGGGGAACATCCTCTTGGTGGTCTCCACAGCTACAGACTACTGGATGCAGTATCGTCTGTCAGGCAGCTTTGCCCATCAGGGCCTGTGGAGGTATTGCATGTCTGGCAAGTGCTACATGCAGACCGACAGCATTG CCTACTGGAATGCCACTCGTGCTTTCATGATCCTCTCTGCCATGTCGTGCTTTGCTGGCATCATTGCAGGAATCCTCTCCTTTGCTCACTTCTCAGCCTTTGAGAGGTTCAATCGCTCATTTGCTGCTGGGATCATGTTCTTTGTTTCGA CTCTCTTTGTTTTGCTTGCAATGGCCATTTACACTGGGGTGACAGTGAACTTCCTGGGCAAGCGCTTTGGTGACTGGCGCTTCTCTTGGTCCTACATACTAGGCTGGGTGGCACTGCTCATGACCTTCTTTGCAG GTATATTCTACATGTGTGCCTACAGAATGCATGAGTGCAGAAGAGTGGCTGGCCCACGTTAA